Part of the Flavobacterium alkalisoli genome is shown below.
AAATATCAACCACCGAATGGCTTTTTCAAATATTTGCTATAGGTCTTGTTATTTCTATTGAAGGACTTAACACTGCTATTGAGAAAATAGCCGACTTCATCCATCCGCAATACAACGAACGTATCGGTTTTATAAAAGATATTGCTGCAGGTGCCGTGTTTTTTGCGGCACTTACAGCTATAGCTATCGGCATAATTATTTATTACCCTAAATTTTTCTGCTGATTTAAGGTTTTATTCTATTTTTACAATTAGGTAAGTAAATTATAAATGGCAAAAAGCAATAAAAAAGATACTGGCAAAAAAGAAGCTAAACCCACTACGGAAAAAAAGAAATTCCAACTTTCAAGACGCAATAAAGTATTGGTAGGAATTTTGTTTTTCCTTTTTTCCATAGCATTACTGCTTTCTTTTGTTTCTTATTTTTTATATGGTGATTTTGACCAAAGTGGCCTTTCTGATTTAGGAAACAGGCAGGAAAAGGTTTATAACTGGCTGGGTAAGTTTGGAGCTTACCTTGCAGACCTGTTTATATACAGAGGATTTGGTGCTGCTTCCTTTATTTTTATCCGCTTTTTCTTTTTACTGGGTTCTTACCTGGTATTAGACTTACCCGTTGGCAAACTGAAAAAAACATTATTCTGGGATTTATATCTGGTAATAATCCTTTCGGTCCTTTTTGGTTTTTTCAATCAGTATCTTCCTGAATTAGGAGGTATTATAGGTTATGAAATAAACCTTTACATGCAGGACTATCTTGCCAAGACAGGAACTCTTCTTGTTCTTATTTTCGGTTTATTCGTATTCCTTTTATTAAGGGTAAAAATATCTCCGGATGCCATTAAAACATTTTTTGAAAAAAGACAGCAGGAAAGAGAAGCTGCTGAAGAAGAAAAAAGACTACAGGAAATTGCTGCGCAGGAACAGGCACAAAACACTCCTCAAAACATAACTGTTCCTACAGTAAACAACACTTACGATACAGATGAAGAAGATGATCTGGATTTAGAAAATATAGAACTAAAGACTGTGCCTTCATCTCAATTTGAAATAAACAAGGAATCCCTTAAGCCAACTATAAGTCATTCATCAGAAATCAATCTGAATCCTAAGGTTAAAGAAGAAACTCCTAAACCTGAGGAAATACAACAGAATGAAATAATTGAAAGTAGCGACGAAAGCTTTGTTATAGAAAAATCTGCGGAAGAAGACGTTGTAGAAGAAAATCTTGCTGCAAAACTTGTTCAGGATTTTGGAGAGTTTGACCCTACCCTGGACCTTTCCAATTATCAAATGCCATCAATTGAGCTTCTAAGAGAATACTCTTCAGGAGGTATAACTATTAATCAGGCAGAACTTGAAGAAAATAAAAACCGTATTGTAGAGACTCTTAAAAACTACAAAATTGACATTGCTCAAATTAAAGCAACTGTTGGCCCTACGGTTACATTATATGAAATAATACCGGAAGCCGGTATACGTATATCAAAAATTAAAAGTCTTGAAGATGATATTGCACTATCACTTTCGGCTTTAGGAATACGTATTATCGCTCCTATTCCGGGTAAAGGAACCATTGGTATTGAAGTACCCAACAAGACCCCTACTATGGTTTCCATGAAAAGTGTAATAGGTTCTCCTAAGTTCCAAAATGCGGAAATGGAATTACCTATAGCTTTAGGTAAAACCATATCTAATGAGACTTTTGTGGTAGACCTTGCCAAAATGCCTCACCTTCTTATGGCCGGTGCTACAGGACAGGGTAAATCGGTAGGTTTAAACGCAGTGCTTACCTCATTACTATATAAAAAGCATCCTGCCGAAGTTAAATTTGTACTTGTAGACCCTAAAAAGGTTGAGCTTACTTTATTTAATAAAATCGAAAGACATTATCTGGCCAAGCTTCCTGATAGTGAAGACGCGATTATAACTGACAATACAAAGGTTATCAACACATTAAACTCATTATGTATTGAAATGGACAACCGTTATAACCTTTTAAAGGATGCAATGGTTAGAAACATTAAAGAATACAACGATAAGTTTAAACAAAGAAAACTTAATCCTGAAAACGGACACCGTTTCCTTCCTTACATAGTACTTGTAGTTGACGAGTTTGCCGACCTTATAATGACAGCTGGTAAAGAAGTAGAAACTCCTATTGCCCGTTTGGCACAGCTAGCACGTGCTATTGGTATTCACCTTATTATCGCTACACAAAGGCCGTCGGTTAACGTAATTACAGGTATTATTAAAGCGAACTTCCCTGCAAGGATAGCCTTTAGGGTAACATCTAAAATTGACTCCAGAACTATTCTTGACAGTCAGGGTGCTGATCAGCTTATAGGTCGAGGTGATTTGCTTTATACTCAGGGTAATGATCTTACTCGTGTACAATGTGCTTTTGTAGATACGCCGGAAGTAGATAAAATAACCGAATTTATAGGTTCGCAAAAGGCATATCCTGATGCTTATCAACTTCCTGAATATGTAGGAGAAGAAAGTGGCACTAATCTTGATATAGATGTATCTGAGAGAGACTCTATGTTCAGGGAAGCCGCAGAAGTTATTGTTACAGCCCAACAAGGTTCAGCATCATTACTTCAGCGTAAATTAAAACTTGGGTACAACCGTGCCGGAAGGCTTATCGACCAGCTGGAAGCAGCGGGTATTGTAGGTCCTTTTGAAGGCAGTAAAGCCCGTAATGTTTTAATTCCTGACCTTACGTCGCTGGAACAATTTTTTAAGAATGAAGAAAACAACTTTTAAGATGTACAATTTTATAAAGGTATTAGCCGTATTTTTTATAACCTTTTCACTTAACGCACAGGATTCAGCTCAAAAAGCCAAAAAGCTTCTTGATGATGTATCGGCAAAAATTAAAGGGTATGAAAATATAGTTTTTGACTTTAAATACTCCTACTCCAACCCAAACAGTAACCTTAATCAGGAAAGCAAAGGAAATGTTTCTATGCAGGGAGAAATGTACGTTTTAAACTTTATGGGCATTACACGTATTTTTGACGGAAAAAAAATATACAATATTGTACCCGAAGACGAAGAGATAACCATTTCAAATTATGATAAGGAGAAGAAAGATGAACTTACTCCTTCTAAAATGCTTACTTTTTTCAGTTCAGGTTATAAATATTCAATGGACATCCTTCAAAATGTAAAAGGACGTAAAATACAGTATGTAAAACTAAAGCCTATTGATGCTAATGACAAGGCTAAAGAAATACTTATTGGTATTGATTACCAGACAAAACACATCCATAATCTGATACAGGTAGACAAAGATGGCAGTA
Proteins encoded:
- a CDS encoding DNA translocase FtsK — protein: MAKSNKKDTGKKEAKPTTEKKKFQLSRRNKVLVGILFFLFSIALLLSFVSYFLYGDFDQSGLSDLGNRQEKVYNWLGKFGAYLADLFIYRGFGAASFIFIRFFFLLGSYLVLDLPVGKLKKTLFWDLYLVIILSVLFGFFNQYLPELGGIIGYEINLYMQDYLAKTGTLLVLIFGLFVFLLLRVKISPDAIKTFFEKRQQEREAAEEEKRLQEIAAQEQAQNTPQNITVPTVNNTYDTDEEDDLDLENIELKTVPSSQFEINKESLKPTISHSSEINLNPKVKEETPKPEEIQQNEIIESSDESFVIEKSAEEDVVEENLAAKLVQDFGEFDPTLDLSNYQMPSIELLREYSSGGITINQAELEENKNRIVETLKNYKIDIAQIKATVGPTVTLYEIIPEAGIRISKIKSLEDDIALSLSALGIRIIAPIPGKGTIGIEVPNKTPTMVSMKSVIGSPKFQNAEMELPIALGKTISNETFVVDLAKMPHLLMAGATGQGKSVGLNAVLTSLLYKKHPAEVKFVLVDPKKVELTLFNKIERHYLAKLPDSEDAIITDNTKVINTLNSLCIEMDNRYNLLKDAMVRNIKEYNDKFKQRKLNPENGHRFLPYIVLVVDEFADLIMTAGKEVETPIARLAQLARAIGIHLIIATQRPSVNVITGIIKANFPARIAFRVTSKIDSRTILDSQGADQLIGRGDLLYTQGNDLTRVQCAFVDTPEVDKITEFIGSQKAYPDAYQLPEYVGEESGTNLDIDVSERDSMFREAAEVIVTAQQGSASLLQRKLKLGYNRAGRLIDQLEAAGIVGPFEGSKARNVLIPDLTSLEQFFKNEENNF
- a CDS encoding LolA family protein, with the protein product MYNFIKVLAVFFITFSLNAQDSAQKAKKLLDDVSAKIKGYENIVFDFKYSYSNPNSNLNQESKGNVSMQGEMYVLNFMGITRIFDGKKIYNIVPEDEEITISNYDKEKKDELTPSKMLTFFSSGYKYSMDILQNVKGRKIQYVKLKPIDANDKAKEILIGIDYQTKHIHNLIQVDKDGSKSTFTINSFKTNQPLSKNHFTFTESKYPNYYINRLD
- a CDS encoding diacylglycerol kinase family protein, whose amino-acid sequence is MKDNRFIIGRLKSMVYAAKGAVKLLTTEHSIMVQFSIGILVTIAGFYFEISTTEWLFQIFAIGLVISIEGLNTAIEKIADFIHPQYNERIGFIKDIAAGAVFFAALTAIAIGIIIYYPKFFC